Genomic window (Phacochoerus africanus isolate WHEZ1 chromosome 1, ROS_Pafr_v1, whole genome shotgun sequence):
CAGGACCCccacaccccagaaaagctacaacaagcctggccgggccataaaaagatctgcctaattctcagaaaGTCTTTCTGAGTCGAGCtgacctggggaggagcctcttgggtcggcagtggcccagctagtcGCCCAAGACCTCAGGGGGTGCTGAGTTCTTGCGGATCAgttgcataggactgccagctccaggcaggacaccctgcagggcagaaaagctacaacaagcctagccaggccatgaaaagatctgcctaattctcggacaggctttatgagttgggctgccctggggaggagcctcctggcttcGCAGTGGCACAGCTAGCCACTCCAGGTCGCAGGAGGAACTGCACTTCTGTGGAGCAAcagcacaggactgccagctcacAGCAGGACCACCccacaccccagaaaagctacaacaagcttggctagactgtgaaaagatccgcctacattctcaggccgtccttctgagttgggctgccctagggaagagcctcttaggttctcagtgacccagatagctgctcaagcccccagggggtgctgcactcctgaggaacagctgcccaacaccgccaaccccctgcaagaaccccacagcctaaaaacaccagagcaagctctgcatgaccaagggaaatctgctaccatcgtggtgtggacctcccagtcctgtctgccctcaggaagtcctcctttgcttcagagagaccctgttagccccatcaacacgccagaaaagccacactgcctcaaaaaagatcaaccaacaacgccagccctcaggaaatattccacggcagtgacaaggcaaacactgcccgataacggagagtacaactccctcaggagaaagaaaacaacaagcaagatgaagaagctgagaaaccacccccagtcaaaccaacaggagaactcacctaaaacagtcaacaatgaaacagatctcggcagtctgacagacctggagttcaaaagagaaacagtgaaaatactgaaggaattaagagaagatatgaacagtaatgcagataccctcagaaaggaactagaaatataaggaggagccaagaaaaactagaacattcctttgcagagatgcaaactgaactaagggccgtaaaaaccagaatggataatgcagaagaatgaatcagtgatatggaagatagaataatggaaatcacccaatcaggtcagcagacagaaaaccaaatcaaaaaactggaaagcaatataagagacctatgggataagataaagtgggccaatctacgcataataggaattccagaaggagtacaaaaagataagggaatggcaaatatatttgagaaaattatcgctggaaacttcccaaatctaaaggatactgggttcaaaatacaggaagcacagagggccccaaacaaaccgaacccaaacagacccacaccaagacacatcataataaaaatggcaaaagttagtgataaagagaggatcctaaaggcagcaagagaaaagcagaatgttacctacaagggaacccccataagattatcagctgatttctctacagaaacactacaggccaggagggaatggcaagagatatttaaagtgctaaaaggaaaaaatatgcaacctagaatactctatccagcaagaatatcctttaaaatagaaggggaaataaaaatttttccaacaaacaacaactaaaagaatactgcaacacaaaacccaggttaaagggaatattgaaagggcttctccaaaccaaaaagaaaggaaggaaagggaagaaaaaaaaaaagaaaaaaaaaagaagaagaggaagaactaggactgaggaaaccacaatcagaaagcagtcactcaaataagccagcatacagatttaatcatgaacatgcttcaaacaaaataaaattaaaaagaaaaaaataaaaaagtcatcaaaaccataaaatgtgggcaagggatgttaggaaataaataaccctttttgtttgtttgtatgtttctcttcttaattttaatatagtaatgaagggtttgaacttacaggaccatcaggctaaaacacacaattatgggacggggttagcatacttaaaaaacagggcaaccacaagccaaaagcaaatattgcaattgcaaaaaatgaaaaaaaaacactcaagcagataataacagaagaccatccaaccaaaaaaaaaaaaagaaaaagaaaaagaaaggaagaatggagaaccatagaatcaactagaacacgaggttcaaaatggcaataaataatcatctatcagttatcaccttaaatgtcaatggactgaatgccccaatcaaaagacacagagtggctgagtggatacaaaggcaaaaaccttcaatatgctgcctacaagaaactcaccttaggacaaaagatacatatagattgaaagtgaaagggtggggaaaaatatttcacgccaatagacatgacagaaaagcaggagtcgcaatgctcatatcagacaaaatagactttaaaacaaaagacataaagaaagacaaagaaggacactacttaatgattaagggatccatccaaggagaggatgttaatatcgtcaacatatatgccccaaatacaggagcacccagatacatacaacaaatattaacagacacaaagggagagattgatgagaagacaatcatagtaggagaccttaatacccccgtcacatcaacggacagatcctctagacagaaaaccaataaagcaacagagatcctaaaggaaacaatagaaaagttagacttcattgatatcttcaggacactacatccgaaaaaagcagaatacacattcttctcaaatgctcatggaacattctcaagaatcgaccacatattgggacacaaagctaatctcaataaatttaggagcatagaaattatctcaggcatcttctctgaccacaatgccatgaaattagaaaccaaccatgggaaaaggaaagagaaaaaacctactgcatggagactaaacaacatgctactaaaaaaccaatgggtcaatgaggaaatcaagaaggaaattaaagaaaaccttgaaacaaatgataatgaagacacaacctctcaaaatctatgggatgctgcgaaagcagtgctcagagggaaatttatagcaatacaggcctttctcaaaaaagaagaaagatcccaaattgacaacttaaccctccacctaaacgaattagaaaaagaaggacaaaaaagtcctaaagtcagcagaaggaaggaaattataaagatcaaagaagaaatccataaaatagagactcaaaaaacaatagagaaaattaataaaaccaagagctggttctttgaaaaggtgaacaaaattggcaaacccctggccagactcactaaagaagaggaaagaacccaaataaccaaaattataaatgaaaaagaagaaatcacaacggatactgcagaaatacaaaaaaccgtaagagaatactatgaacaactatacggcaacaagtttgacaatctggaagaaatggacaattttctagaatcttacagcctgccaaaactgaatcaagtagaaacagaccaactgaacagaccgatcactagaaatgaaatggaagaggtcataaaatcactccctacaaataaaagtccaggacccgatggcttcacaggtgaattctatcgaacatataaagaggaattggtgcccatcctcctgaaactctttcaaaaggtggaagaagaaggaatactcccaaagacattctatgatgccaccaccaccctcattccaaaaccagacagagataccaccaaaaaagaaaactatcgcccaatatcactgatgaatatagatgcaaaagttctcaacaaaatcttagccaaccgaatccaacaacataccaaaaaaattatacaccatgaccaggttgggttcatcccaggttcacaaggatggttcaacgtgcggaaatcaatcagcatcatacaccacattaacaaaaaaaaatgtcaaaaatcatatgatcatctcactAGACGCagaaaaaagcatgtgacaaaagtccaacatccattcatgatgaagaccttcaccaaagtgggtatagagggaacattcctgaatataatcaaagccatttatgataaacccacagcaaatataatcctcaatggggaaaaactgaaagccttctcactcaaatctggagcaagacagggatgcccactctcaccactgctctccaacatcgttttggaagtcctagccacagcaattagacaaaccaaagaaataaaaggcatccatataggaagagaagagatcaaactgtcactgtatgcaggtgacatgatacgatacatagaaaaccctaaggattcaaccccaaaactacttgaactgattcataaattcagcaaagtagcaggatataagattaacattcagaagccagtctcatttctgtataccagcaatgaaacattagaaaaggaatacaaaaatacgataccttttaaaattgctcctcacaaaatcaaatacctcggaatacacctgaccaaggaggtaaaggacctatatgccgagaactataaaactttaatcaaagaaatcaaagaagatgtaaaaaaaagggaaagatattccatgttcctggattgggaaaatcaatattgtaaaaatggccagactacccaaagcaatctacagattcaatgcaatccctatcaaattacccatgacatttttcacagaactagaacaaacaatccaaacatttatatggaactacaaaagactaAAATTACTAAATTACTCAGTGTCTACATACACTGGAATAAATCACACTCCCATGCAATATATGATATTAATCAAACAGTAGGGTTCTGTATACTCtttaccttattctttttttttttcccactgtacagcaaggggatcaagtaatccttacatgtatacattacaattacattttttttcctccacgtttgttctgttgcaacatgagtatctagacatagttctcaatgctattcagcagggtctccttgtaaatctattctaagttgtgtctgataagcccaagctcccgatccttcccactccctcccccctcccatcaggcagccacaagtctcttctccaagtccatgattttcttttctgaggagatgttcatttgtgctggatattagattccagttataagtgatatcatatcgccaaagcaatcctgagaaacaaaaaccaagcaggaggcatcactctcccagacttcaagaaatactacaaagccacagtcatcaaaacagtgtggtactggtatcaaaacagacagacagaccaatggaacagaatagagaacccagaaataaacccggacacctatggtcaattaatctttgacaaaggaggcaagatcataaaatgggaaaaagaaagtctattcagtaagcatttctgggaaacctggacagctgcatgcaaagcaatgaaattagaacacaccctcacaccatgcacaaaagtaaactccaaatggctgaaagacttaaatatacgacaggacaccatcaaactcctagaagaaaacataggcaaaacactctctgacatcaacatcatgaatatttgctcaggtcagtctcccaaagcaatcgaaatcagagcaaaaataaacccatgggacctcatcaaactgaaaagcttttgcacagcaaaggaaacccaaaagacaacaaaaagacaacttacagaatgggagagaacagtttcaaatgatgcaaccaacaagggcttaatctctagaatatataaacaacttatacaacccaacagcaaaaaaagccaatcaatcaatggaaaaatgggcaaaagacctgaatagacatttctccaaagaagatatacagatggccaacaaacacatgaaaaaaatgctcaacatccctgattattagagaaatgcaaatcaaaactaccatgagataccacctcacaccagtcagaatggccatcattaataagtcctcaaataacaagtggaggggttgtggagaaaaggggaccctcctgcactgttggtgggaatgtaaactggtacagccactatggagaacagtttggagataccttagaaatctatccatagaacttccgtatgaccccacaatcccactcttgggcatatatctggacaaaactctacttaaaagagacacatgcacccgcatgttcatttcagcactagtcacaatagccaggacatggaaacaacccaaatgtccatcgacagaggattggatttggaagaactggtatatatacacaagggaatactactcagccataaaaaagaatgacataatgccatttgcagcaacatggatggaactagagactctcatcctgagtgaaatgagccagaaagacaaagacaaataccatatgatatcacttataactggaatctaatatccagcacaaatgaacatctcctcaggaaagaaaatcatggacttggagaagagacttgtggctgcctgatgggagggggagggagtgggagggatcgggagcttgggcttatcagacacaacttagaatagatttacaaggagaccctgctgaatagcattgagaactttgtctagatactcatgtcgcaatagaagaaaggctgggggaaaaatgtaattgtaatgtatacatgtaaggataacctgacccccttgctgtacagtgggaaaataaaaaatttattaaaaaaataaaaataaaaaaaataaaataaatttgaggtCAGCTTACTTGATTTGGGGTGTTAGTGAAAACTGTGTTAGTCATAGTAttaccagaaactttcaaaagcaGAGACTAAAATCAATGCTTTTATGCATAAGTCAATTAAAAACTCCTCTATCCATAGCTCCCCAACTTTCTTTAACACAGGGTTTCAGATgtgcttctttttaattttggttacTACTTACTTCCTGTATTCaagttttttctcattcaaaGATCAATATAATTAGGTCTTGGTGGTAGGGCAACTAGGAGCTATATTACTCATGGGCTTTTATTAAATCTATCCCTTCTTAAACAAGCCACCTCACTCTCagcatcaaaattttttttaacttactaaACTTGTttagttttttcagtttttttttaaaaccatacaCTATTCAAATTCTGCtgtaattaccttttttttctataaaataagcTTGATACATTTTCTTCATCCTATACTATCGActctaaaatgtaatttatttctagattccacatatgaattgCCCTCTGTAGTCACTTCTGGACACTCTAACGAAATAATCTTATTTATGATTATAGAACACAATTCCTAACAAagaatcagaaataataaaaatgttacagaTAAATATGTCTTCCCTATCTaccaagaatgagaaatatagCAACATAATTCTACATAATAccacaccaagaaaaaaataccaaccaTATGTGACACAAAACTaggaaaagttagatttaatatttactaataattttattagaatattttgattaattaaaattatatatgcatgtTCCTACAAaagtataataaacatttttacaaaaCTGCCACACtttcctacattttaaaatataagatcatacacattttaaatcaggTATAAAGCAAGGGTAAACATTTCAAAAACTcttatttggctttttatttatttatttatttatttgtatttttatcttttttctttttagggccacacctgcaccatatggaagttcccagagcaggagtcaaattggagccatagctaccagcctaccacACAGtaacagaaatgccagattcaacctgcatctgcgacctacactgcagctcaaggcaatgccagatccttaacccactgaggccagggatggaacccacatcctcatagatactagtcgggttcctaacccactgagcctttcccaatgggaattccctgcctTTGTTTTAGAAATGGTGAAAAATAGACATATgcaagaaaaaaagtgtaaatagTATACATATTAACAtgtagtaatttaaaaatttaaacaaaacatggtttttttgaaagtcatcaatattgaaaaagtttttaaaaaagcatttaagtcacttttaaaaataatttttgtagtcATCCATTAATGTACAGATTGTGTATATAGTCTGTGagtatgttaatatatatatatatataaattaaattcagTGATTATTATTCAATTCTTCCACTTGGTTATGCTTGTGTATTAGCTGTATCTGGTTTAAAATAGTTGTATATAAGTTTCTACCTAGGTTTTTGagtcatttatttcatctttgaaaacttctagtatattttattttctgctgttAGTTACaaatgcatgtttatttttgtatgtccTGGTTACTTAAGCATCCAGAAGATAAAA
Coding sequences:
- the LOC125111312 gene encoding uncharacterized protein LOC125111312 gives rise to the protein MESQTTAGVAVFGKKSVGKSATIVVWTSQSCLPSGSPPLLQRDPVSPINTPEKPHCLKKDQPTTPALRKYSTAVTRQTLPDNGEYNSLRRKKTTSKMKKLRNHPQSNQQENSPKTVNNETDLGSLTDLEFKRETVKILKELREDMNSNADTLRKELEI